From the genome of Nicotiana sylvestris chromosome 1, ASM39365v2, whole genome shotgun sequence:
aataggccaattataacaattgggcgaccgtgctagaaccacagaactcgggaatgcctaacaccttctcccgggttaacaaaattcctttcctggatttctggttcgcggactgtaatacagagttaatcttttcctcgattcgggaattgaaccggtgacttgggacaccataaaattatcccaagtggcgactctgaatttgataaataaataaataatctgatttcgattgtcactttaattggaaaaaaacccaTATATACAcctcttccgggggtgtagtgaaaaaaggaagtgtgacactATTGGGCGCAAAACCATGTTGAACAGCAAAATTACCGAGGGTCAAAATGTAATTGATAAAATTTCTGACTTACAATAAGAATTATTgattcatagaaatattatatTTCACCAGTAATTTTGTAAGTTAAATTTTATTGATCAAAGTTTGGTTCATAGTCCAGATGACACCAAATCTATTACATTTAGACCATACAAATCCAGCAAGTTTATTTTTGAAGGTCATTAAAATAGTGGGGGATTGTGGCAATATTTTAATGCCCTTTGTTAGACAAATGTCTTACCCAAAAACATGTGGCAAGCCTTCTAGAAGGGAAGAGATAAATTGTAAGAAGTTTTTGAAAAGTGGCAATTACTTTGCCACGTTCCTTTCCCTCAGCATATCAATCCATGCACATGTGCCAATAAATAGGCTCTCAATCGGATAAGAAAATCATCATCGGCAAGACAAAAGGAAATCCTTATTCTCTTTCCTTCTAATTTCATTATTCACCAACTTTCCTTTGTTGTCTTTCTTTTTGGTATTTTAATTTCTCTTGTTGCCCATTTTTAAATAGTTGGGTTTGTAATATTTAATTTTGCTGATTcctgtatcctctaaataaatagAGATGTGTTTGTTTAATCCTGAAAAAATATTTCACATTGCTGAAATAGTTTCTTTGAACAGTGCCCAGCACGACTCAAGCCAATTCATGTATCTgctttcaaataatattaaagcagtatTATTATTGAAATTCTTGCTCTAACTTACTACTACAAAATATACATCCCTAGGTCAGAAGCTTGCAAATATGGAACCTTATAAGTCTCTCTCTTCATCAATTAAGTACACTTAATTCTcattaagaattttttttctttaagagaaaaagaaagggagaaacTTGGGGCGATTTACTTAAAAGTGATTTTCTAGAGAGAAAGAAAGGGAGAAACATGTGGCATCTTacggaatttttacctcctatagaaaaggttaacaccttatttattttaaataaataccattttaaaaaattatattctatagataccttttaaggtttatagcaaaatatttaattttggttacctcctagctcTAAGCCACTAATTACGCTATTCAGTTATACTATTttatttctctctctactttgatacatcccattctcttcccccattctctgaaaacacgatgctcaatctcaaaattcctctcaccCACACTATTTTCTTTTCATTCCGATCAATTTCTTGCACCAAATATTTGAATTGCGATTTCTCTGTCATCAATACACTCTCTCTGAAGTCTCAAAACCACTTGAGTTTACTATGTATTCAAATGTTAATATGTTTATCTCTTTGTTCATTCTTCATCTGTTGGTTGCTGCCAGTGTTAGAGGACACGAGATCAAGAAAGGAGATTTCTCTGTTAAGGTCACTAAAGCAAATCAAAATGCATATGTTTCGCCGGATTCAccgaaataagaaaataagaagacgCGTGTTGTACCTTCAAATCTCAAAGGTGTCGCGTGTTGTACCTTCAAACGTTGCTACAgcggattcgccggaaattagggtttgttcttgaacaaagacgacgtaGTTTGGAGCTGAGCAACTTATTTTCTgctaatatatttcaatgtattatcatgtatttcattgtattcattgtctttttttttattgtaattcaatgtatctcgttgtattccatgtatttcattgtattcactgtcttttttttattgtatttcaatgtatcccgttgtattctatgtatttcattgtattcattgtcttgctatatgccatgaatgtattcatatatatttttttaattaatataatttatgtattcatatgtattatataatttctctgaagattgctatgtttttggggtatttttcggttgagaatcttttttataactgaaattacaaaatttgtgtgttataattgagtttgttgagttatattaggagtctattatgttaattgattaaCTTTctgttttaaaaacagtgtaatcccctgtttcacgccgtgaatacagtcgaatacaataatctgtccaggtgtaatcccatgtttcactccatgaatacagtcgaatatactcgaatacaacaactgattagctggacttccctgattcacgcctatttttgctactgtattaatgaatacaatagtttaaatacatcaaatacatcttataaccacggaaaatgtatctataatccgtaatataacaaatggtatctatagatagctaattactactaaaagatagtgttttatgaaaGTTTCTCTTTTCTTACCATCAAAGTatgtggtgcagtggatgagACTGCTCTTCCGTTAACCAGAGTTATCGAGTTCGAGTCATacttggtagggagcgcttccACCGAACGGGGCCCTACGCGGCGCAAATCCgaatatagtcgggctccaattCGGATATAGTCGGGCTTCAATACGGTACCGAATTCATGtttaattttactttaattaattttttaacatAAAGTCCCCAATGAGAAAAATAAGCTGCATACATCTTTCTTTTCCCCAACCGAAACTCAGCTAGAGCATCTTCGAATGGGACATCTATTAGCCTCGCCGCCGGTGGCATTTCGGCCTGCCGGCGGTAACTTTGTGCGGTTAACTTCAAGGATTCAGGCATTATCGGTGGAGGAAATTCTCCCAAATGCCATACGGCGAAAGCGAGATTCAACATGGAGAGGAGGTTTCAGTCTTGGAGTGGATTTGGGGCTTGCCCGTACTGGCCTTGCTATTAGCAAAGGCTTCAATTTTCGACCCTTAACGGTAACATACCCAATTTTCATCCGCAAACCAAGATGGCACATACATTCGTATACTGGAATTTTGATTCGGATTGGATTTTTAGGTTCTGGAATTGAGAGGACAAAAGCTTGAACTTCGAATTCTTGATATTGCCCTAAAACAGGTAAAGACACTGCTTTTTTACGTTTAACGTAGAAAGATTTAATTTTTATGGTAAATTATCAACTGGGtattgataatttgtttgatTCTTGAATATGTGTTTAGtgtttctttcattttaattttttaagaATTAATCCCAGCATTTTGGAGTTTCATGAGACTGTGGTTCTGTTTGGGGAAGTTAGGAAGTGGATGAGTTTATAATTGGACTTCCTTTGTCAAGTGATGGAAGGGAAACTCCACAATCTAATAAAGTTCGAAGTGTTGCTGGTAGGCTTGCTGTTCGAGCTGCTGAGAGGTACTACTAATTATTTATGTAGCATTTTTAATCTGCATTTTACCTATCCAATTCATCTCAGAAACACTACTGTTGTCATTgcctttactttttatttttttgatgaagtaatgAGTTCTATAGAAaatggcatcaagaagatgcaagaAGTACAAGAGGGGGAAAGAGTCAGCTTtgatacaaacaagaaaagaaatacTAGGCTAAAGCAAAAGAGCTGACAAAATCCAAAAAGTTAATATGGCAATCTACAGGGGCTAAATACTGCAAACTAAATAACCAAAGGAGACATCTAGctttaagtgtgtgtgtgtgttggagTTGATATCCCATCAAAACATCTGCGATTCCTTTCTGTCCAGACACACCAAAAGATACAAGCAGGGATCATCTGCCCGACTTTCCTGATGACTCTATCAACTTTCCAACCAGACCAGCATTCATAGACTTCTCTGATGCTTTGTGGCATGACCCAACTGAGACCAAAGATAGAAAGAAACATGCACCGTATGTTTGAGGCAACTGAGCAATGTAGCAAAAGGTGTCTGTCGGAATGTTGCCGGCATATGAAACATCTGTTAACAATTGGCATACCTCTTCTGTTAAGGTTGTCCTGTGTTAAACAAGATTCATTAAGGGCTATCCAGCTGAAGCAAATGATCTTTGGGGGAAGACTTGTCTTCCAGATGTACTTCCAAGGCCATCTATCAATGATTTCATTAGTTGAGCATAAATGAGAGTAACCTTCTTCCACTGAGTAGAGGCCATCCATCCACTTAATATTGTCAGCAATGTTGTGTTTGACTGAGTATCCCTCTAATTTAGCCAGGAGACTCAACTGCTGTGGAATTTCCCAGTCTTGGAAGTCCCTTCTGAATTGGATTTGCCAGCAATTGTCTTGTCTTGCCTTTACTTTTTATCAACTGTAATCTTATGGAAATCCTGATGATTATGTGTCAAGTTGCGTGAAAACGGAAAAAAGGGAAGCATCTTGCGTTCCGTAGGGATCATGA
Proteins encoded in this window:
- the LOC104248330 gene encoding uncharacterized protein, which encodes MGHLLASPPVAFRPAGGNFVRLTSRIQALSVEEILPNAIRRKRDSTWRGGFSLGVDLGLARTGLAISKGFNFRPLTVLELRGQKLELRILDIALKQEVDEFIIGLPLSSDGRETPQSNKVRSVAGRLAVRAAERGWRVYLQEEYGTTIEAMSYMVDRGLGKSAREGKQDAYAAAMVLERYFSESGRRIELVLPKQLDLQEKLKKGCTEDADYFTDESD